The sequence GCAAGTCATTTATGGAGTTATTCCGCAGGTTTTACCGCTTTGGATTTCCTTTTCACTCTATCGGCTAGAATCCAATATTCGCTCGGCAACCGTGCTTGGCATTATTGGTGCAGGTGGTATTGGACAAATCATGTTTGAATCCATTCGCGGTTTTTCTTACTCGCAATCATCGGCAATATTATTAATCGTTATTATAACCGTTGTTATTATGGATATTATTTCCCAACAATTACGAAAGCTGTTTATTTAATGCGAGCCGCTATTTATTTCACCCCCGATAAAAATCATCCAATAACAACAAAAGCTACAAGTTGGTTGGGGCGCGATGCATTTAACAGTGCAAATACGATATCTAGCCCTAATAACAAAGATTTAACGCTTATAAAAAGCCCAGCACGTTATGGCTTTCATGCAACGATTAAGGCGCCTTTTGAACTTGATGTGAGCTATGGGATCGATGATGTAGCAAAAGCATTGATGGATTTTTGTGCAATCAATAAATCTTTTAAGCTGCCCAATATCAAAATTGGGAAACTAGGTTCTTTTTTTGCACTGGTTCCCGAATTTTGCCCCGATGAATTATCTAATCTTGAAGCGCGTACTGTAAAACAATTTGAAATTTACCGCGCACCACTAAGCGATGAAGATATAAAAAGGCGCAATCCACAAAGCTTAAGCGACAGGCAAAAAGACAATCTTACCGCCTATGGTTATCCTTATATCTTTGAAGATTTCCGCTTTCACATGACCCTAACAGGGCCTGTTGAGCACCAAATCCAAGATGAAGTGGAAGAACAGTTAAACACTTATTTTTATGAGTTTTTGGGCAAGGATCTTGAT comes from Bartonella sp. HY038 and encodes:
- a CDS encoding DUF1045 domain-containing protein, whose translation is MRAAIYFTPDKNHPITTKATSWLGRDAFNSANTISSPNNKDLTLIKSPARYGFHATIKAPFELDVSYGIDDVAKALMDFCAINKSFKLPNIKIGKLGSFFALVPEFCPDELSNLEARTVKQFEIYRAPLSDEDIKRRNPQSLSDRQKDNLTAYGYPYIFEDFRFHMTLTGPVEHQIQDEVEEQLNTYFYEFLGKDLDFDGLALFIEREHKGSFYCHSYFKLAKT